In Marinobacter antarcticus, one genomic interval encodes:
- a CDS encoding TIGR04219 family outer membrane beta-barrel protein produces MRKLTLAVGSSLILAAPLAHADVVGLGASLSYWDSDSSGNVNSDNDSVDVNDQLRLEDDGNANASIYLEHPVPLLPNVRLAYTLVQQSGSGALTSPYDGVSAGPVRSDLDLEQLDLTLYYEVLDNWANLDLGLTVRDFSGDLLVQNGIQSSRTKADGVLPMGYIAARFDLPLTGVAVGAEGNFISFDGDSMRDFNVYGQYSISLLQLRAGYRQIAVDYEDGSDVFDVKVDGPFISAGVTF; encoded by the coding sequence ATGCGTAAATTGACACTTGCGGTAGGCAGTTCTCTTATTCTGGCCGCTCCTCTGGCGCACGCCGACGTGGTTGGCCTGGGCGCCAGCCTGAGCTACTGGGATTCTGATTCGTCCGGGAACGTAAATTCTGATAACGACTCGGTTGACGTGAATGATCAGTTGCGACTGGAGGATGACGGCAATGCAAACGCCAGCATCTACCTGGAGCACCCGGTACCTCTGCTACCGAATGTGCGTCTGGCTTATACGTTGGTTCAGCAAAGCGGAAGCGGTGCGCTAACCAGTCCTTACGATGGTGTGAGTGCGGGCCCGGTGCGCTCAGATCTGGATCTGGAACAACTGGATTTAACGCTGTACTACGAAGTCCTGGATAACTGGGCAAACCTTGATCTGGGCCTGACCGTGCGTGACTTCTCGGGTGACTTGCTGGTACAGAACGGTATCCAGTCAAGCCGCACTAAAGCCGACGGTGTGTTGCCCATGGGCTATATCGCCGCCCGCTTTGATCTGCCCCTGACCGGCGTAGCCGTTGGCGCTGAGGGTAACTTCATCAGTTTTGACGGTGATTCCATGCGCGACTTCAACGTGTATGGCCAGTACAGCATTTCACTGCTTCAGCTGCGCGCGGGCTACCGTCAGATCGCAGTCGATTACGAAGACGGCAGTGACGTTTTCGACGTAAAGGTCGACGGGCCGTTTATCAGCGCTGGCGTAACCTTCTAA
- the bamC gene encoding outer membrane protein assembly factor BamC, giving the protein MPVLSGTRKFVAFRSIAIASGLLLTIATSGCSLVEDRSERYVNAKEGDALALPETADSSHFTQVMPIRGINPADANKMYPSDIPQPPDMTSGILEENYVVEELDGRVWLLVNDVPGRIWPAVTAYMNEEGLGVAYDNPQLGLLQSELANFSMRARELLELSSAPAEAAGAEPKVLLQARIAPGVRRKTTEIQVRKLTSENVVEDTAEKEASWPVELISWRGIADPTMEELALQKRLLADLGEFLKAREESKSFSRAASGMVAKPLVKLLSENDTAKAIRMDLDYGRSWAEVNRALTESDIAVVDLNRSEGWLFVDFRTADERDPGWFSWFSDKEKPRHTHTVTLTKSDGQVDVTAEAAEDYSGERSAEDLLTQLFDYLY; this is encoded by the coding sequence ATGCCGGTTCTTTCAGGAACCCGTAAGTTTGTTGCTTTTCGATCCATAGCTATTGCGTCCGGACTATTATTGACCATCGCTACGTCTGGTTGCAGCCTGGTTGAAGATCGTTCCGAACGTTATGTGAATGCAAAGGAAGGTGATGCGCTGGCTCTGCCTGAAACGGCAGACTCTTCCCATTTCACTCAGGTGATGCCCATTCGCGGGATAAATCCGGCGGATGCCAACAAAATGTATCCGTCCGATATCCCCCAGCCTCCGGATATGACCTCGGGAATTCTCGAAGAAAACTACGTGGTTGAAGAACTGGATGGCCGGGTATGGCTGCTGGTAAACGACGTACCCGGCCGCATCTGGCCGGCGGTAACCGCTTATATGAATGAAGAGGGCCTGGGTGTCGCCTACGACAACCCGCAACTCGGCCTGCTGCAAAGTGAGCTGGCCAATTTCAGTATGCGCGCCCGTGAGCTTCTGGAGCTTTCCAGTGCGCCCGCCGAAGCGGCCGGTGCGGAGCCTAAAGTACTGTTGCAGGCTCGCATAGCGCCTGGAGTGCGCCGAAAAACCACTGAAATCCAGGTGCGCAAGCTCACCTCCGAGAACGTTGTAGAAGACACTGCAGAAAAAGAAGCCTCTTGGCCAGTGGAGCTTATTTCCTGGCGTGGAATCGCTGACCCGACAATGGAAGAGCTGGCGCTGCAGAAGCGCCTGCTTGCGGATCTTGGCGAATTTTTGAAAGCTCGCGAAGAAAGCAAGTCTTTCTCCCGGGCAGCGTCCGGGATGGTTGCCAAGCCCCTGGTGAAACTTTTATCCGAGAATGACACCGCGAAAGCTATTCGCATGGATCTGGACTACGGCCGCTCCTGGGCTGAGGTTAACCGGGCGCTCACCGAGTCGGATATCGCCGTGGTTGACCTTAACCGAAGTGAAGGCTGGCTTTTTGTCGATTTCCGCACCGCAGACGAGCGCGACCCGGGCTGGTTCAGTTGGTTCAGTGATAAAGAAAAACCTCGCCACACCCACACGGTCACTCTTACCAAGAGCGATGGCCAGGTAGACGTTACGGCTGAAGCAGCTGAAGATTACAGCGGTGAACGGAGTGCTGAAGACCTGCTGACACAGCTGTTCGATTACCTATACTGA
- a CDS encoding DMT family transporter, with the protein MSDAHKSDLLLVTVTLLAAISWIFSKEAVLLMPPLLFMGLRFLIAGGLLAMFAWRRLARLSGDQLKRGMGVGLVFGVAMSFWVMGLFHGTSMGEGAFITSLGVVIVPVIARLAFKELQPASTWLAIPVAVAGLALLSLRNGFQPEPGQMFFVAAATIFALFFTLNTRAANQRTVINRQGKTIEKHRVPALPLTAIALVTVGLVTLTESLFLEPWQPTFSHPPPLLIWWVLASATIGTAGRFLVQTYAQSLSTHSHGAVILVLEPVWVSLFAAGWFGEIMTTTQLAGCALIFAALIVNRWSALSKALRASLRKRKTG; encoded by the coding sequence ATGTCCGACGCCCATAAATCCGACCTGCTTCTCGTCACCGTTACCCTGCTTGCAGCCATAAGCTGGATCTTCTCCAAAGAAGCTGTGCTGCTCATGCCGCCGTTATTGTTTATGGGGTTGCGGTTTCTGATTGCCGGCGGCCTTCTGGCTATGTTCGCCTGGCGACGGCTGGCCCGCTTGAGCGGGGATCAGCTCAAACGCGGCATGGGCGTTGGGTTGGTTTTTGGCGTTGCCATGAGCTTCTGGGTGATGGGCCTGTTTCATGGCACCAGCATGGGTGAAGGGGCCTTTATTACCAGCCTTGGCGTGGTTATTGTTCCTGTCATTGCCCGTCTGGCTTTCAAGGAATTGCAACCTGCAAGTACTTGGCTGGCCATTCCCGTTGCCGTAGCCGGGCTCGCCCTGCTCTCACTGCGCAATGGTTTTCAGCCCGAGCCTGGCCAGATGTTCTTTGTGGCGGCCGCAACTATTTTTGCGCTGTTTTTCACCCTGAACACCCGGGCTGCGAATCAGCGCACGGTGATCAACCGCCAGGGTAAAACAATCGAAAAGCACCGGGTTCCCGCCTTGCCTTTGACGGCCATCGCGCTGGTTACAGTCGGGCTGGTGACTCTGACTGAATCACTGTTTCTGGAACCCTGGCAGCCAACCTTCAGCCATCCTCCACCCCTGCTGATCTGGTGGGTTCTCGCCAGCGCGACGATAGGCACCGCCGGGCGCTTTCTTGTGCAAACCTATGCTCAAAGCCTGTCCACACACAGTCACGGCGCCGTTATTCTGGTGCTGGAACCTGTTTGGGTATCTCTGTTTGCGGCTGGATGGTTTGGTGAAATCATGACCACAACGCAGCTGGCCGGCTGTGCGTTGATCTTCGCGGCATTGATCGTTAACCGCTGGAGTGCCTTGAGCAAAGCGCTTAGAGCCTCGCTGAGAAAAAGAAAAACCGGATAA
- a CDS encoding DUF1194 domain-containing protein, which translates to MKTMKYVVGSAVVAGAIALAPVSANAVPIELALVVDASGSISGSDWDLQMQGYANALTAVLPTDSSVAISVIRFAQSASIVQSMTTIANGTDVTNISTFFLGLSQSGNGNVTCISCGIFQAESTFTGTAGRSIIDVSTDGGWNEGTNPNGVASTTGTAAWAVENGDATVLNAIGIGTSAVLDFDYGLNSFSQLANNFNDFEAVLTAKLKREIFNVPEPATLGLLGLGLMGMFLRRRKMAA; encoded by the coding sequence ATGAAAACAATGAAATATGTAGTTGGGTCAGCCGTGGTTGCTGGCGCTATCGCTTTAGCACCTGTCTCTGCTAATGCTGTCCCTATTGAACTGGCTTTGGTGGTAGATGCTTCGGGAAGTATCAGTGGTAGCGATTGGGACCTGCAAATGCAGGGTTACGCCAATGCGCTGACCGCAGTTTTACCAACCGACAGTTCAGTTGCGATATCTGTGATTCGCTTTGCTCAGAGCGCGTCGATAGTTCAGTCTATGACGACGATTGCCAACGGCACTGACGTGACGAATATCAGCACCTTTTTCCTGGGCCTCAGTCAATCCGGCAATGGCAATGTGACCTGTATTTCTTGCGGTATTTTTCAGGCAGAATCCACTTTCACTGGTACCGCAGGGCGATCCATTATCGACGTGTCGACGGATGGCGGATGGAATGAAGGTACTAATCCTAATGGTGTGGCTTCCACGACCGGTACTGCTGCCTGGGCGGTGGAGAATGGCGACGCGACTGTTCTCAACGCTATTGGTATCGGAACTTCCGCAGTCTTGGATTTCGATTATGGACTGAACTCGTTCTCGCAGCTCGCAAATAACTTCAACGACTTCGAGGCCGTACTGACTGCAAAACTGAAGCGGGAAATCTTTAACGTTCCCGAGCCCGCAACGCTTGGGCTGCTGGGTCTTGGTTTGATGGGTATGTTCTTGCGTCGCCGGAAAATGGCTGCCTGA
- a CDS encoding glutaredoxin family protein, with protein MRVVIRYFFRTLRLILTPFVLLSEKLGGGKPLERSAEEQQKVDAACEHLALYQFKTCPFCVKVRKQIARLNLNIEKRDAQHNETHRAELEQGGGNVKVPCLRIKNDDGGEQWLYESSDINAWLEKRFGKPA; from the coding sequence ATGCGAGTGGTTATCCGTTATTTTTTCCGGACGTTACGCCTTATTCTGACTCCGTTCGTACTTTTGAGCGAAAAGCTTGGCGGTGGAAAACCGTTGGAGCGCAGTGCCGAAGAGCAACAGAAAGTAGACGCAGCCTGTGAGCACCTGGCGTTGTATCAGTTCAAAACCTGCCCATTCTGCGTAAAAGTTCGCAAACAGATAGCGCGACTGAACCTGAATATTGAAAAGCGGGATGCGCAGCATAACGAGACCCACCGGGCCGAACTGGAACAGGGGGGCGGGAATGTAAAAGTGCCTTGCTTGCGGATTAAAAATGATGATGGCGGCGAGCAGTGGTTGTACGAATCCTCGGATATTAATGCATGGCTGGAAAAGCGTTTTGGGAAGCCAGCCTGA
- the purC gene encoding phosphoribosylaminoimidazolesuccinocarboxamide synthase gives MEKREELYAGKAKSVFRTDDPERFVLVFRDDTSAFDGEKKEQLNRKGMVNNRFNAFIMEKLEAAGVPTHFEGLLSATETLVKKLDMIPVECVVRNVSAGSLCRRLGVEEGLELNPPTYELFLKNDTLHDPMVNESLAVSFNWASEAELARMKELTYKVNGVLMNLFDEAGMLLVDYKLEFGRSGAEIVLGDEFSPDGCRIWDKETRKKMDKDRFRQGLGDVIETYEEVGRRLGINFD, from the coding sequence ATGGAAAAACGCGAAGAACTCTACGCAGGCAAAGCCAAATCCGTGTTCCGTACCGACGATCCGGAGCGCTTTGTTCTTGTCTTCCGGGATGATACGTCGGCATTCGACGGTGAAAAGAAAGAGCAGCTTAATCGCAAAGGCATGGTGAACAATCGCTTTAACGCGTTCATCATGGAGAAGCTGGAAGCTGCCGGCGTACCAACACACTTTGAAGGCTTGCTGTCCGCTACCGAAACGCTGGTAAAAAAGCTGGATATGATCCCGGTAGAGTGCGTGGTGCGAAACGTTTCTGCGGGTAGTCTGTGTCGTCGCCTGGGTGTGGAAGAGGGGCTGGAGCTTAATCCGCCCACCTATGAGCTGTTTCTGAAAAACGACACCCTGCACGATCCAATGGTGAACGAATCTCTGGCTGTCAGCTTTAACTGGGCAAGTGAAGCCGAGCTCGCGCGGATGAAAGAGCTGACGTACAAGGTGAACGGCGTACTGATGAACCTGTTTGATGAAGCCGGAATGCTGCTGGTGGATTACAAGCTGGAGTTCGGTCGCAGCGGTGCTGAGATTGTACTGGGCGATGAATTCAGCCCGGACGGCTGCCGCATATGGGACAAGGAAACCCGTAAAAAGATGGACAAGGATCGCTTCCGCCAGGGGTTGGGCGACGTTATCGAAACCTATGAAGAAGTTGGCCGCCGTCTTGGTATCAACTTCGACTGA
- a CDS encoding NAD-dependent epimerase — MKILVTGTAGFIGAQLAHRLLERGDEVIGVDNVNDYYDVSLKEARLARLTGNDRFTEVRQDIADRSVMAEIFAKYRPERVVHLAAQAGVRYSLENPNAYVDANIVGFMNILEGCRHNDVKHLVYASSSSVYGANEAMPFSVHDNVDHPLSLYAASKKANELMAHTYSHLYALPTTGLRFFTVYGPWGRPDMALFIFTKKILAGEPIDVFNHGLHKRDFTYIDDIVEGVVRTLDQVAQPNNDWSGQAPDPGTSKAPYRIYNIGSNNPVELSRFIEIIEERTGKKAQKNLLPMQPGDVIATYADVDDLISDVGYKPATGVEEGIGKFVEWYREFYQI, encoded by the coding sequence TTGAAGATTCTGGTAACGGGCACCGCCGGATTTATCGGGGCGCAACTGGCGCACCGGTTACTTGAGCGGGGAGACGAAGTCATCGGCGTTGACAACGTTAACGACTACTACGATGTCAGTCTTAAGGAAGCCCGGCTGGCTCGTCTTACCGGAAATGACCGCTTCACTGAAGTGCGCCAGGACATCGCAGATCGTTCTGTGATGGCGGAAATCTTCGCAAAGTATCGCCCCGAACGAGTCGTGCACCTTGCCGCCCAGGCAGGTGTGCGATACTCACTGGAAAACCCTAACGCCTATGTGGACGCCAACATTGTTGGTTTCATGAACATACTGGAAGGGTGCCGCCATAACGATGTGAAGCACCTGGTATATGCCTCCAGCAGCTCTGTATACGGAGCCAACGAGGCCATGCCCTTCTCGGTGCACGACAACGTCGATCACCCACTGAGCCTGTATGCGGCGTCTAAAAAAGCCAATGAGCTGATGGCTCACACATACAGCCATCTGTATGCCTTGCCCACCACAGGACTGCGGTTCTTTACGGTATATGGCCCCTGGGGCCGTCCGGATATGGCGCTGTTTATCTTCACCAAAAAGATTCTTGCCGGCGAGCCGATTGATGTTTTCAATCATGGCCTCCACAAACGCGACTTCACCTATATTGACGATATTGTGGAAGGTGTTGTGCGTACGCTTGACCAGGTCGCACAGCCTAACAATGACTGGAGCGGGCAGGCCCCTGATCCTGGTACCAGCAAAGCCCCGTACCGCATCTACAACATTGGCAGTAACAACCCGGTTGAGCTGTCTCGCTTCATCGAAATAATTGAAGAGCGAACGGGAAAAAAGGCTCAGAAGAACCTTCTACCGATGCAACCAGGTGATGTAATAGCCACCTACGCCGATGTCGATGACCTGATCAGCGACGTAGGGTACAAGCCCGCAACGGGCGTGGAAGAGGGTATTGGTAAGTTTGTTGAGTGGTATCGAGAGTTTTATCAGATTTAA
- a CDS encoding cytochrome b/b6 domain-containing protein has translation MKSISLWDLPTRLFHWLLVLAVTGSIVAVKLGGTWMLWHERFGLTIVGLISFRLAWGFVGSTYARFWQFIPGPAAISAYLKGEWQGLGHNPLGALSVLAMLGLLGFQAVTGLFATDTIAFNGPLYGAVSSGWNDTITSWHKLTEWFIYGLIGLHIASVFFYTLVKKDNLITPMISGRKIVNEKPDKDRQGGGLVALIIALAIAGFAVWVANGGLLPPPPPPAPDLGW, from the coding sequence ATGAAGTCGATTTCCCTGTGGGACCTACCCACACGGCTGTTTCACTGGTTGTTGGTGCTCGCGGTCACTGGCTCAATAGTAGCGGTCAAGCTTGGTGGCACCTGGATGCTGTGGCATGAACGCTTTGGTCTCACCATTGTCGGCCTGATCAGCTTTCGGTTGGCCTGGGGCTTTGTTGGCTCCACGTATGCGCGGTTTTGGCAGTTTATACCCGGGCCGGCAGCCATATCAGCATACCTCAAAGGTGAATGGCAAGGTTTGGGGCACAACCCTCTGGGTGCTTTGTCGGTGCTGGCCATGCTCGGATTGCTGGGCTTTCAGGCGGTTACCGGACTGTTTGCAACAGATACTATTGCGTTTAACGGGCCGCTCTACGGCGCGGTATCGTCTGGGTGGAATGACACGATCACTTCGTGGCACAAGCTGACGGAATGGTTTATCTACGGTTTGATTGGTTTACACATTGCCAGCGTGTTCTTTTACACACTGGTAAAAAAGGACAACCTGATCACCCCGATGATTAGCGGGCGCAAAATCGTAAATGAAAAGCCGGATAAAGACCGCCAAGGCGGTGGCCTGGTTGCTCTGATTATTGCGCTGGCGATAGCAGGGTTTGCGGTGTGGGTAGCGAACGGTGGGCTGCTGCCTCCCCCTCCGCCGCCAGCACCCGATCTGGGGTGGTAA
- a CDS encoding c-type cytochrome has product MRKSGFFVALALSAAVATPVVAQMDVKDQIETRQSAFTFAGWNMGKIKAQAIDGDVAYNEQQILAAANAIAAVANSGLGALFGPGTAMDKNDNTDLKPEFFDKPDKAREVAIGFAQASNKLQEIAANGGDKAAIAAQFSEVGKSCKACHDEFRAE; this is encoded by the coding sequence ATGCGTAAATCAGGATTTTTTGTGGCCTTGGCGCTGAGCGCTGCCGTAGCGACACCCGTTGTGGCTCAGATGGACGTGAAAGACCAGATTGAAACCCGCCAGAGCGCGTTTACGTTTGCCGGATGGAACATGGGCAAAATCAAGGCTCAGGCCATCGATGGTGATGTCGCCTACAATGAGCAACAGATACTGGCTGCAGCCAACGCCATTGCCGCCGTAGCTAACTCCGGCCTGGGCGCCCTCTTCGGGCCCGGTACAGCCATGGACAAGAACGACAACACCGACCTTAAGCCGGAGTTTTTCGACAAGCCGGACAAAGCCCGTGAAGTGGCTATCGGCTTTGCCCAAGCTTCTAACAAGCTTCAGGAAATCGCTGCAAACGGCGGTGATAAAGCCGCAATCGCAGCCCAGTTCAGCGAAGTAGGCAAGTCCTGCAAGGCCTGCCACGACGAGTTCCGCGCCGAGTAA